In Halobacteriovorax marinus SJ, the following proteins share a genomic window:
- a CDS encoding ATP-grasp domain-containing protein codes for MKKHILLIDPLEKLVIKKDSTLMFALTLQKRGIETYLIFEEDFFVSNGDAPKLKVHSFEGSFEDDNCYLKDFKLTESLDYQIDKNTLMHMRLDPPFDGRYLRFLWMLRYYKSLGVEVLNDPDGVLLFNEKLYAYEQESSLKTYVGSSKEGFLGFAQEIMAEGHRELILKPLDLYQGIGVQKISLDDDYAAIFEDKVKQYQGPVVAQPFAKVVEQGEVRSFYFKGKELGSILKVPKKGEYLANIAQGASYSRYDLNENQRRECEKICNELAGYGVHWIAFDILGDSISEVNITCPGLVVEVSSAYKRNLCEDIIDLL; via the coding sequence ATGAAAAAGCACATATTATTAATTGATCCCCTTGAAAAACTCGTCATAAAGAAAGACTCAACTCTTATGTTTGCCCTAACATTGCAAAAGAGAGGAATCGAAACTTATCTTATTTTTGAAGAAGACTTCTTCGTATCAAATGGAGATGCTCCTAAACTCAAGGTACATAGTTTTGAAGGAAGCTTTGAAGATGATAATTGCTATTTAAAAGATTTTAAGCTCACAGAGTCTCTGGACTATCAGATTGATAAAAATACATTAATGCATATGAGATTAGATCCTCCTTTTGATGGAAGATATCTAAGATTCCTATGGATGCTTCGTTATTATAAGTCATTAGGTGTAGAAGTTTTAAATGATCCTGATGGTGTTTTACTCTTTAATGAAAAGCTTTATGCATACGAACAAGAATCTAGCCTTAAAACGTACGTAGGAAGCTCTAAGGAAGGTTTTTTAGGGTTTGCTCAGGAAATAATGGCAGAAGGCCATAGAGAGCTAATTCTGAAGCCCTTAGACCTTTATCAAGGAATTGGAGTACAGAAGATATCTCTTGATGATGATTATGCTGCTATTTTTGAAGATAAGGTTAAGCAATATCAAGGCCCTGTTGTAGCACAACCATTTGCGAAAGTTGTTGAGCAAGGAGAAGTGAGAAGCTTCTACTTTAAGGGGAAGGAGCTAGGCTCTATTTTAAAAGTTCCTAAGAAGGGTGAGTACTTGGCCAATATTGCTCAGGGGGCGAGTTATTCACGTTACGACTTAAATGAAAATCAAAGAAGAGAGTGCGAAAAGATTTGTAATGAACTTGCTGGTTATGGAGTTCATTGGATTGCATTTGATATCTTAGGAGATTCAATTTCTGAAGTAAATATTACTTGTCCAGGACTGGTTGTAGAGGTTTCTAGTGCATATAAAAGAAACCTCTGTGAAGATATTATTGATCTACTC
- the miaB gene encoding tRNA (N6-isopentenyl adenosine(37)-C2)-methylthiotransferase MiaB yields the protein MDTTENPTGLGLRTTDGPREEWFTDEVSGQRLVKMGEVVFPPRKVWMKTYGCQMNYHDTDRIMSHLKSLNFTQTEEVEDADLVLFNTCAVRDLANNKFYSHLGNLKHQKAIKKDNLVVGVGGCVAQTEGKELIKKYRHLDFAFGPDTIDSINDMVYRTYAGDSKFFINSWDRSENFSIETKISHGTPQAFVNIIKGCNKYCTYCIVPYTRGKERSRKVAEVVEDIRRLVKYQGIQEVTLLGQNVNSYGKENGESLAQLILELENLEGLEIIRYTTSHPYDISDELIMTHGVSKKLSKHLHLPIQSGSNTVLKRMNREYTVEHYLDRVNKLREVQPEIIISTDIIAGFVNETNEEHEATLKLLDDARFDFIYSYAYSKRNKTRAARMEDHLTDDIRGARLREIQAHQLKLQAEIRKEMEGKSFRILVEGKNTFKGETKWKGRTNCNRIVHFLPRDPEENLQWNWVDVKVIETTALSCQGELLDVIGKRIPTIQ from the coding sequence ATGGATACAACTGAAAACCCAACGGGTTTAGGTTTACGTACGACAGATGGACCAAGAGAAGAGTGGTTCACAGATGAAGTGTCTGGTCAGCGTTTGGTAAAAATGGGGGAAGTTGTATTTCCACCAAGAAAAGTTTGGATGAAAACCTATGGTTGTCAGATGAATTACCACGACACTGATAGGATAATGTCACATTTAAAGAGTCTAAACTTCACACAAACTGAAGAAGTAGAAGATGCAGATCTTGTTCTCTTTAATACTTGTGCGGTAAGAGATCTTGCTAATAATAAATTCTATTCTCACTTAGGTAATTTAAAACATCAAAAGGCCATCAAGAAAGATAATCTAGTTGTTGGTGTTGGTGGTTGTGTTGCGCAGACTGAAGGGAAGGAGTTAATTAAGAAGTATAGACATCTCGATTTCGCCTTTGGCCCCGATACAATCGATTCAATTAACGACATGGTTTATAGAACTTATGCAGGAGACTCTAAGTTCTTTATTAATAGTTGGGATAGGTCTGAGAATTTTTCAATTGAGACAAAAATTTCTCACGGAACACCTCAAGCTTTCGTCAATATTATTAAGGGATGTAATAAGTATTGTACGTACTGTATTGTTCCTTATACTCGTGGAAAAGAGCGATCAAGAAAAGTTGCCGAAGTAGTAGAGGATATTAGAAGACTAGTTAAGTACCAAGGGATTCAAGAAGTAACTCTTCTTGGACAAAACGTGAATTCCTATGGAAAAGAAAATGGTGAATCACTCGCTCAGCTTATTTTAGAGCTTGAGAATCTAGAGGGACTTGAGATTATCAGATATACGACAAGTCATCCTTACGATATTTCAGATGAGTTGATCATGACTCATGGAGTTTCTAAGAAATTATCTAAGCATTTACACCTTCCAATTCAGTCTGGTTCAAATACTGTTTTAAAGAGAATGAATAGAGAGTACACGGTTGAACATTACCTTGATCGAGTGAATAAGCTAAGAGAAGTGCAACCGGAGATTATTATATCTACGGATATTATTGCTGGATTTGTTAATGAAACAAATGAAGAGCATGAGGCGACATTGAAGTTATTAGATGACGCTAGATTTGATTTTATTTACTCATATGCTTACTCAAAGAGAAATAAGACAAGAGCTGCTCGTATGGAAGATCATCTTACTGATGATATTAGAGGCGCAAGACTCAGAGAGATTCAGGCCCATCAATTAAAGCTTCAAGCTGAAATCAGAAAAGAGATGGAAGGTAAGAGCTTTAGAATTCTAGTTGAAGGAAAGAATACTTTTAAAGGTGAAACGAAGTGGAAGGGGAGAACAAATTGTAATCGCATTGTTCACTTTCTTCCTAGAGATCCTGAAGAAAATCTTCAATGGAATTGGGTTGATGTTAAGGTTATCGAAACCACAGCTCTTTCATGTCAGGGAGAACTCCTTGATGTTATAGGGAAGAGGATTCCTACAATTCAATAA
- a CDS encoding autotransporter domain-containing protein, which yields MRFKISVISLIFLLSLNSHALIELGMDFSYDKDVFGTNRDSKNTSRTWSGSIATYLWEYTALELNYMENSDKTVINESVTYTDLDITVLGQQTNIETKSYGVGLRQSFASRKSLIQPSISLGYARTFKESQTNYTIRSDISGNSFTSVSPMKKERQDSMFGTFSLKFRLTKRLSLRGSVQTYIRAFEWNSAKDDLRYTAGFTWLL from the coding sequence ATGCGCTTTAAAATTTCAGTTATTTCTTTAATATTCCTTCTTTCACTTAATTCACATGCTCTTATTGAGCTTGGTATGGACTTTAGTTACGACAAAGATGTTTTCGGAACAAATCGTGATAGCAAGAATACATCGCGAACTTGGTCAGGGTCTATTGCGACTTATCTTTGGGAATACACCGCTCTTGAATTGAATTATATGGAAAATAGTGACAAGACTGTGATTAATGAATCTGTAACCTACACTGATTTAGATATTACAGTTTTGGGGCAACAGACAAATATAGAAACAAAGTCTTATGGAGTTGGTCTTAGGCAGTCTTTTGCATCGAGAAAATCTCTAATACAACCCTCAATTAGTTTGGGTTATGCGAGAACATTTAAAGAGTCGCAAACGAATTATACAATCCGAAGTGATATTTCTGGCAACAGCTTCACCTCTGTCTCTCCAATGAAGAAGGAGAGGCAAGATTCTATGTTTGGTACATTTAGTTTGAAGTTTAGATTAACTAAGAGATTGAGTCTTCGCGGTTCTGTTCAGACTTATATAAGGGCCTTTGAGTGGAATAGTGCTAAGGATGATCTAAGGTACACCGCTGGGTTTACGTGGCTACTTTAA
- a CDS encoding aminopeptidase codes for MATLRLSLTLTIILSLCSCAKLGYLVEQGTGQVKLLTSAKKNEDVLNDVRISKKDKDKIRKIETYKKYFYEYWQRDETSIYSKTTILHDPAVTYLVISSDFNKIEARKECFPIMGCFPYLGFFKKSSAKDYAEDLEKKGLVTYTRPVYAYSTLGYFTDTILSSFFYFDDFELAELIFHELFHTVFFVKDEVELNENLANYFGKQMAIEYFKDDLRLGKRIEEEKVFNQQMRQELVKLARELDQKLRNAKHTSKEMASKVVHEFRESKILPKVRSICKKHSVEEGKCYYLNRKWNQASLAAFMTYENKGDQLLALRNRISGDLKDFFNYIEEEFKRFEESNQDESFTKWLFGKSRSENEKAHIIN; via the coding sequence GTGGCTACTTTAAGATTAAGTTTAACTCTCACTATTATTCTCTCTCTTTGCTCATGTGCAAAACTTGGCTATCTCGTTGAACAGGGAACTGGTCAGGTTAAATTGCTAACGAGTGCGAAGAAGAATGAAGATGTCCTAAATGATGTTCGTATATCCAAAAAAGATAAGGATAAAATAAGAAAAATTGAAACTTATAAGAAGTATTTCTACGAATATTGGCAAAGAGATGAAACGAGTATCTACTCTAAGACAACTATTCTTCATGATCCGGCCGTCACTTATCTTGTAATCTCCTCAGATTTTAATAAAATTGAAGCACGCAAGGAGTGCTTTCCTATAATGGGCTGCTTTCCATATCTTGGATTTTTTAAAAAGTCTTCGGCCAAAGACTATGCTGAAGATTTGGAGAAAAAAGGTTTAGTGACTTACACAAGGCCTGTCTATGCTTATTCTACTCTTGGCTATTTTACAGATACAATACTCTCATCATTCTTTTACTTTGATGACTTTGAATTAGCTGAGCTTATTTTTCACGAACTCTTTCATACTGTCTTCTTTGTCAAAGATGAGGTTGAACTAAACGAGAATTTAGCAAATTACTTTGGAAAGCAAATGGCCATTGAATATTTCAAAGATGATTTAAGGCTTGGAAAGCGAATTGAAGAGGAAAAAGTATTTAATCAGCAAATGCGACAAGAGTTAGTGAAGCTTGCTAGAGAGTTAGATCAAAAACTTCGAAATGCTAAACACACATCAAAAGAGATGGCCTCTAAAGTTGTTCATGAATTTAGAGAAAGTAAGATACTTCCTAAGGTTAGAAGTATTTGTAAGAAGCACTCTGTCGAAGAGGGGAAGTGCTATTACTTAAATCGCAAATGGAATCAAGCTTCACTCGCTGCATTTATGACCTATGAAAATAAAGGGGATCAATTATTGGCCCTACGAAACCGAATATCAGGTGACCTAAAAGATTTTTTTAACTATATTGAAGAGGAATTCAAAAGGTTTGAAGAATCTAACCAAGATGAGAGCTTTACAAAATGGCTCTTTGGGAAAAGTAGGTCGGAAAATGAAAAAGCACATATTATTAATTGA